CCGCACGCTCGGCCGCGTCCAGCAACCGGGACAGGCGCTGCGTGACATACACCTGCCCCGGCGCGGCGCCCGGCCCGGTGACCTTAGGGCGTCGGGACAGCGCCTCTTGTGCGCTGCTGCGCAACGCGCTCAGATCGGCACCGGCTTGTTCGAGCACCCGCGGCACGATGCCCTCGGGCTGGTCGAGCAACGCCATGAGCAGATGCTCACCGTCGACCTCGGTGTGCCCCAGCTCGGTCGCCGCGCTCTGCGCATTCTGCAGCGCTTCTTGGGACTTCTGGGTCAAGCGGTTCATGTCCATGGTGGGTTACCTCCCGTACCGCTTCGACCGGCGGCCTGCAAGGCGGTTTCGAGTCGGCTGATCCGTTCGAGCAGGTCCAGCACGACGCCGATAGCGGCGTAGTTCAACGACAAGCCGCAGCGAAGGCGCTGGATCCGCGCTAGGGCGGCGGGCGCGTTCTCGTCGAACCACAACCGCCCCTGCACGTCGCGGGAGGCGTCCAGCAAGCCCAACGCCACGAAACGACGGACCAGATCCGGATGCAGACCGGCGCGCGCGGCCGCCGTCTCCAGGCTCAACCGATGTGGGCGGGCCAACTGGTACCGAACGGTCATCAGGACCTCCGCGGGTCGAAGGAGGATTGCGCCGCGAGCTGTTGGAGCAGTTCGCGCTCGCGGTCGGTCAGCTTCGGCGGCACCGCGATCCGGACTTCCGCGTAGAGGTCGCCGGGCGAGCCGCGCGGGTTGGGCATGCCCTCCCCGCGCAGCCGCAGCCGCCTGCCGCTGGAGGAGCCGGGTGGCACCCGTACCTTCGTCTCGCCGCCTGGCGTGGTGAGCGGGACCATCGCGCCCAGCGCCGCCTCCCACGGCGTGACCGGCAAGTCGACGTAGATGTCCCGCCCGGACACCCGGTAATGGCTGTGCGGCGCGAGGTGCACCACGAGGTACAGATCACCCGGCCGGACGTTGCCGCCGCCGCGACCGCCCTGCCCGGACAGCCGGATGCGCTGGCCATCCACCACCCCGCGGGGAATCGTCACCTCGAAGGTGCGGGGCCCGGATGGACCGGACAGGGTGACGTTCCGCTTGCCGCCGCGGTAGGCCTCCTCCACGGTCAGCTCCAGCTCGGCTTCCTGGTCCGCTCCCGGGATCGGCCCGGCCGCGCCCCGCGCTCCGAACAAGCTGCCGAACAGATCCTCGAAGCCGACCCCGCCGAAACCCTCGTCGGCCGAAACGCGCACGCCGCCGCGCCCGCCCGCGCCGGGCCGGCCTCCGCCGCGCCGGGCGCCCTGGCCGGCACCGACCCACTCCTCGTAGCCCTCCGGGATGGAGCGAAAGTCCGGGCCGAAGCGGTCGTAGCGCTTCCGGGTGTCGGGATCGGACAGCACGCTGTACGCCTCGTTGATCTCCTTGAAGCGTTCCTCGGATTCTGGATCGGAATTGACGTCGGGGTGGTAGCGGCGGGCGAGCTTGCGGTATGCCTGCTGCACTTCTTCGGAGCTGGCGTTGCGGGACACACCGAGCATTTCGTAGTAGTCGCGCGCCATGTCCGCTTCACCCCGGTTTCCGGCTCACGGCCACCGCAACGGGACGCAGCTGCTTGTCGGCGTCGCCGTAACCTGGACGCAGCACTCGTATGACCGTGCCCGGATCGGCGTCCGGGGTCTCGACGACGTTGACCACCTCGTGCTGGTTCGGGTCGAATGGGACCCCGACCTCGTCCCGGCGCGGGTATCCGAGCTGAGCCAGCAGGTTGACCGCCTGCTCGCGGATCGCTCGCACCCCGTCGAGCACCGAGCGCGGGTCGGCTTCGGCGTGCTCCAATGCCAGTTCCAGGTTGTCGATCAACGGCAACCAAGCGGCGGTCACACTGGCCCGCTCCTCCGCGCGCACCCGCTCCAGCTCGCGGGCGTGGCGCTTGCGCAGGTTGTCGAGGTCCGCGAGGGCACGGCGCCAGCGGTCCTCCAACTCCGCGACATCGGGCTCCTGCTGCTTCGCCTCGGGCTCGGCCGACTCGGCGTCGGATTCGACCTCGGGTTCCTGCTCGGGGCCGTCCGTGTCGGGTTCCCATGGTGCCGTCATCGCACGCCTCACATCCGCTCGAAGTCGGCGTCCACCACGTCGTCGGAGTCGGCACCGCCCGACCGCGACCCGCCACCGGAGGCGGCGCCCGCTGTCGCGGTGCGTGCGGCCAGGCCCTGGTAGATCTGCCGCAGATCGTCGGTCAGTGGACGGGCGCGGTCGGGCGGTGCCTCGTTCTGCACCGCTTCGCGCGCGTCGTTGATCAACATTTCCGCGCGGGCCCGCTCGTTCGACGGTGCCGCCTCGCCTAGTTCGGCTAGCTGTTTCTCGACCTGGTAGGCGGCCGCATCGAGCTCGTTTCGGGCGTCGATGGCATCGCGCAGGCGCTGGTCCTCGGACCGGTTGCGCTCGGCCTCCGACACCATCCGGTCGACCTCGCTCTTGTCGAGGTTGGAGCTGTCGCTGATGGTGATGCTCTGCTTCGCTCCGGTGTCCTTGTCCCGCGCGGTCACGCTGAGGATCCCGTTGGCGTCGACGTCGAAGGTGACCTCGATCTGGGGTTCCCCGCGCGGCGCGGGGCGGATGTTCTCCAGGCGGAACCGCCCGAGCACGCGGTTGTCGGCCGCGCGTTCGCGCTCGCCCTGCAGGACGACGATGTCCACGGCCGACTGGTTGTCCTCGGCGGTCGAGAACACCTCGGCGCGGCGAGCCGGGATCGTGGTGTTGCGCTCGATCAGCTTGGTCATCACGCCACCCCGGGTTTCCACGCCCAGCGACAGCGGAATCACGTCGAGCAGCAGGACGTCCTGCACGTCGCCCTTGAGCACCCCGGCCTGCACAGCGGCCCCGATCGCGACGACCTCGTCCGGGTTGACGCTCATGTTGGGGTCCTTGCCGCCGGTCAGCTTGCGCACCAGCGCCTGCACGGCCGGGATCCGGGTGGAGCCGCCGACCAGGATGACCTCGTCGATGTCGTTCTCGGTGACCTTCGCGTCGCCCATCGCCTGCTTGACCGGGTCCAGGCAACGGTCGATGAGATCGGCGGTCAGCTTCTCGAAGGTGGACCGCATGATCGAGCTCTGCAGGTGTTTGGGCCCGGCGGCGTCGGCGGTGATGAACGGCAGCGAAACCTGGGTCTGCGACACCGAGCTCAATTCGACCTTGGCCTTCTCGGCCGCCTCGAAGAGCCGTTGCAGGGCCTGCGGATCGTTGCGCAGGTCGATGCCGTTGTCCCGCTGGAACTCGTCGGCCAGGTGGTCGACCAGCCTGCGGTCGAAGTCGTCACCGCCCAGGTGGCCGTCACCGGCGGTGGCGCGAACCTCGACCACCCCGTCGCCGACGTCCAGGATGCTGACGTCGAAGGTGCCGCCACCGAGGTCGAACACCAGCACCGTTTCGTGCCCGCGCTTGTCCAGGCCGTAGGCCAGCGCCGCGGCGGTCGGTTCGTTGATGATCCGCAACACTTCGAGCCCGGCGATCCGCCCGGCGTCCTTGGTCGCGGTGCGTTGCGCGTCATTGAAGTAGGCGGGCACCGTGATGACGGCCTCGGTGACCCGTTCGCCGAGCGCCTTGCCCGCATCGTCGGCGAGCTTGCGCAACACCAGGGCGCTGATCTCCTCGGGCGCGTACTGCTTGCCCCGGACCTCGAACCGGGCCAGCCCGTTGTCGCCTTCGACGACGTCGAAGGCGACCGCCTCCGCTTCGCTGGCCACCTCGTCGTAGCGGCGGCCGACGAACCGCTTCGCCGAGTAGATGGTCCCCTTCGGGTTCAAGATCGCTTGGCGGCGCGCCAGTTGCCCCACCAACCGCTCCCCGGAATCGGTGAAGGCGACCACGGACGGCGTGGTCCGCGAGCCTTCGGCGTTCGGGATCACATCGGCTTCGCCGCCTTCCCAGGCCGCGATCACCGAGTTCGTCGTCCCCAGATCGATGCCGACTGCCTTAGCCATGAGTGAGCTCCTGTCCTAGGGCCGACTGCGTGCCAGCGTGCCGCTAGCGCTCCCTTGGCGCGTCCATCCCCGAGGACGAAATCTCCGCTTCGTTTCGGCCTGTCGAAGCAATCGGTCGGCCATGCACGCCACGCCCGGACGCCGACCGCGCCGGGTTGTCCGGCCCGCTTCACGGCGTAACGTTGCGAGGCGTACAGAGCATCGTCGGGGGAACCCCCATGGACGACCCGAACACCCTTGCGATACCGCGAAACACCGACGCGTGGGCGGCAGCGCCGGGATCCGATCTGCACCGCCTGTTCCAGCTGTCGATGACGATGTTCGAGCGCCGGGACCAGGAAAACATCCTGCGCCTGGCGATGTCCTCGGTGCCCGCTCTGGGGCCCTGCCAAGCGCGGTCCGGTTACCTGCTGCGCGATCGGGAGCTGATCGAGTTCCTGCCCGACGACCACGCTCCCGCGGCCGAGCTGGCCGATCGGCTCCGCGCACTGCAGGGCGAGGACGGCTTGATCGCGATACCGGGGGCGGCGTGGGCGCGGGCCTTCGGCTTGCGCCGTCCCGGTGGTTTGAGTGGCTATCTCGTCGTCACGGGAGAGGCCGAGCCGAGTCCGCACGAGCTGTTCCTGCTCAACGTGCTTGCCCAGCAGACGGCCGCAGCCGTGGCCAATGCCTCGCTGCACCAGGTCGAACGGGAGCACGCGCTCCAGCTGAGCCGGTTGAGCGACGAGCTCGCGATCATGAACCAGCGCCTCAAGGACACGGTCGAGGACCTGCAGCGCCGCCAGCTCATCCACGACGCCTTCACCCGGATCGTGGCCTCGGATGGCCACGAGAACGAGATCGCGGCCACCCTTCACGCGCTGACCGATCGGGCTGTCGCCGTCGAGGACCGCTTCGGCAACCTGCTGTCGTGGGCGGGTCCGGGTAGACCCGACCCGTACCCGGAACCGAACCTGCGCCGGGAAGAGACCCTCCAGCAAGCGGCGAACTGCAACGGATTGACGCGGGACCGGGACCGGCTCGTCATGGTCGCACAGCCGCGGCAGGAAATCCTCGGTGTCATCGTCCTGTTCGATCCGGGGCCCACGCTGCAACCGCAGGTGATCTACGCCCTGGAGCACGCGGCGATGGCCCTCGAATTGCGGTTGAGCCACGCCCGGAACCTGGCCGAGGTCGAGCTTCGGTTGCGCCGCGATCTCGTCGAGGACCTCCTCGCCGGCACCAGCGACCACAGCGTTTTCGCCCGCTCCGAAGCGGTCGGCCACAACCTGCACGGGCCGCACTACGCGGTTGCGCTTCAATGGCTCGGCGCGGGCACCGAGGACGCGCTCGCCATCGCGGCCTGGAAGGCCGCGAAGAAGGTGGGCATGTCGATCCTGCTGGCGCGCCGGTCGGGAATGGTGGTGCTGTTCAGCAGCGGCCGACCCGACGGAGCCGCCTTCTACCGTGCGGTGGCCGACGAAATGGGCAACGGCGGCGGAGCGATCGGGGTCGGCGGTCGCTGCGACTCGCCGGCGGACTTCGCGCGATCGTTCCAGGAGGCGTTGCGGTCCCTGCGGATCCGTCAGCAGTCGCGGCTGCGCAACGGAATCACCTTCTTCGATGAACTCGGCATCTACCGCATCCTCGGGCAGGGCGAGGGCGGCGCCGACATCGAGACGTTCGTCCAGGAGTGGCTCGGCTCCCTCCAGGATTACGACCGCAGGCACCACTCGAACCTGGTGCCAACGCTGTCGCAGTACCTCGAATGCGGCGGCAACTACAGCGCCACCGCCAGCGCACTGGTCATCCACCGCAGCACCCTCCGGTACCGCCTGCGCCGGATCAGGGAGATTTCGCATCTGGACATCAACGACGTCGACAGCCGGCTCAACCTGCACGTCGCGACCCGAGCGTGGCGAGTTCTCGGCGGGTGACATGAGCGGCGAAAATCAGTGGGATCGTCCCGATTCGGAGGTGCTGGCACCGATCCCCTGTTCGACCCACTCGCGCAGCGCGGGCGCGGGCAGCGCGCCGGCCTGTCGTGCGATGACCCGGCCCCGGTCCAACAGCAGGAGGGTCGGGACGGCCTGAACGGTGAACCGCTGCGAGGTTTTGGTCGCCGCGTCGACGTTGACCTTGACGAGCTTCACGCGGCCGGCGAGCTCCTTGGCCACCTGCTCCAAGGCCGGACTGACCATCCTGCAGGGGCCGCACCACGGGGCCCACAGGTCGACCAACACGAACAGGGACGATTTCTCGGCCACCGCGGCGAAATCATCGTCCCCGGCCGTCACGATCCACGGCATCGGTCGGTGGCAGTTGCCGCACATCGGGCGCCCCTCGCCCGCCGGCGGTATCCGGTTGACGCGTCCACAGTTTTCGCATCGGATCTTCTGCGGTTCCATGCCCTCTCCCACCCCCGGGCTCCGCGGCGGGCAGAAGTGCGCCGCCACCACAAGCTTGACGATCGCCGAACCGACATTCGTGCACTGACCGGGTCCAAATCCGCTGCGGCCATTCGGCCCCCCGGAGCGAACGCGGGCCTGCCCGGCCTCAGCGGCGCAGGAGCTATTCGCCGGTGTTATCCAGTTGTTCGCCGCGGTGAGCCAGCAGCTCCGTCAGTTGCCGCACTTCGTCCGCTATTTCCGGATCGTGGTCCAAAAGCCGGTCCGCGAGGTCACCAACGCGGTTCACCACCTCTCCGCAGCACCGCAGGATGTGCCCCCGCACTTCACGGGACGGCCACCACTCCTCGTGCTTCTGGCAATTGCCGACCAGCCAGCCGGCCAGGCTGAGCTCGTGGACAACCGGGTTGTGCAGTCCAGACACTTCTTCGTCGTACATGTCGTGAGGGTGCGGGATGTGACGGGCTTCGGCTCGTCGATATAGCACCAGCGCCAGTTCTCACCGGGGCCCACGGCGCCGGTCAGCTGACCGCCGCCTCGGAACGCGAGCAGCGCGATTCGCCCGCCGGGTCCCGCTGGGAGGGGATGAGGTCCCGGAGGTATTCGCGGTGCTGGGCGGGCAGCGCCTTGCCGCCTGGTCGTGGTCTTCGGTTGATGTCCACGGTGGGTGGTGGGATGAAGACGGGTCTGCCCTCGCGCATCTGGATTTCCCATCGGTGGTTGTGCACGGTGCGGTGGTGGTGGCCGCATAGCATTGTCATGTTGGCCAGTTCGGTGGGGCCGCCGTCGATCCAGCTCACGACGTGATGCGCGTCGGGGGTCCCCGGCGGCCGGTCGCAGCCGGGAAACGAACAGCTGCCGTCGCGCTGGAGTAGCGCGGCGCGAAGGTGCGCGGGTGCGGTTCGCCTGGCCCGGCCGAGGTCCAGGGGCAGGCCAGCTCCGTCGAGAACCATGGGCAGTACTTCGCTGTCGCAGGCGATGCGCCGCGCGTTCTCGGCGGTGATGGCACGCCCGGTGTTCAGCGTGCCGGGCATGCCCTGCTCATCGGGGAAACCCAGCCCGCGTTTGAGGTCTTCGAAGTCGATGGTGATCGTCAGGTGCGGCCGTTGCCCACCGGCACGCGGCATCCCGTCGGAGTCGGTGGCCAGATCGAGCAGCGCGGCGAAGCCGTCGGCGTTGCGCTGCCCGGCGCTGCGAGGGTCCTTCTCCCCGCCGGTTTGCGGGCACGGGGCGGCCAGCGGCTCGATGAGCGCAACGAATTTCGCCCCGGTCTCGCGGTCCAGCCGGGCCTTGATGACCGTCATCCCGTCCCGGGCGGTCCCGTAATGCAGCTCCCGCGCCTCGTGCTGGCCCTCCTCGTCCTGGTAGGCCCCGTCCTGGTCGAGCAGATACCTGATTCGTTCGGCGATTGTCTCCAGCTCACGCGGCGGCATCTGGCGGGCGTAGCCGGCCAGGGTCGCCTCGACCTCCCCCACCCGGTGACAACGGGCGTACTCCGGCAGCCGACGAATGCCCGCCACGATCACCCGCGCATGCTCAACACTGATCGCGCCTTGCGACAAGGCGGCGGCGGTCTGGGGAAGCTCGGCGGGCATCGTCTCGCCATACAGCGAGGCCCGGTCCTCGACGTTGCGGGCGACCGTCACCCGGGTCGTGGCGTCCCGGTGGTCGATGTTGAGCAGCTCCCGCAACCACACCTGCATCGACCTCGCACCACGCTCGGCATGCAGCCCCCGCCGGTCGGCCTCGGCGATAACCTGCAACTGCTCCATCATCACCACCCGCATGCTCTGCTCACAGCGCTGAATCCGGGCGATGAGCTCGGCATCCGAGCACGACACCACAGACGACCGTGAAGACATCATCTCCACGCTCGCGTCCCGGGTGTCCGTCAACGGTGCCATGCCTCCATTCTCCCAGATTCGAACACCCATTCGCACGCATTCCAGCATCGCTTGATCAGGTGAAACCCCCACCAAAACCCCGAAAACCCCCACCCAGCAACAAAAACCTCCACCACACGCCGAAGGCGCCCGCCAGCACGACCGATCAAAAACCCTTACGGAACAACCCCAAGCCGACCGGGCACCAGCCCCAGCCACGACCGAATCCGCCACCCCGGCAACGCAACCCGCCGGTTGCGCCAGCCCACTCCGGGGCCATCCCCGCGATACAAAGCCGAACCGGGGCTGTGGGCCGGATGTCAAGCCTGAAACCTCGAAGAGGCGGCCGCCAGGCCGGGCTTGACCTCCGGAACGCAGCCCCCACACTCCACCGATCGCGGGGATGGCCCACCCAACACCGAACCTCCCACAGCCCCAACCCCCCTCAAAAGGCGAGCAAATCACGCCAAGCCGCCCGCGAACCATGGCAACCCGGAACCTCCCCCAGCCCCAACCCCCTCAAAAGGCGAGCAAATCACGCCAAGGCGCCCCCAACCCATGTCAACACGGAACCTCCCACAGCCCCAACCCCCTCAAAAGGCGCCCATTCCTGCGGAAACCCGACCTTTGAGACAACTTATCTTGGTTCAGAGGAAAAGGCGGCCACGTTCGTGAAAAGTCAAGCCGTTCAACGGATTCTCCGGCGAGGATGCGGACCGGCACGGCGCGCTTGTTTCGTCCCGCAACGCGGGAGCTCAGGACAGGGGGACTCATCGATGGCGCCGATCCGTTCCGCGTGACGAGCGAGACTGCGGTCATCCAACTCACGCTGGTGTGCGAACAGTTCGTCAAGCCCAGAACCGCGTGTACTCCCGACCGGTCTCGCTGGCCAATGGCGTGGTAACGGCGCGCTTGGGCGAGATCGGCGCAGCCCTGCGCGATGCGGTACTCCCCGCGCCGACGGCCACCACCGCGAAGAGGATCGGCTGGTCGAGACCGTGATCTCCTACCTTCGGTCCGGATCGATCAGCACCGTCGCGGGCGTGGTGCCGCGTGCTGCAGCGCGCCTAAACCTACCTTCAGAATCGGTGCATCTCGCGGGCTTGTCCGCCTCGCGAGTCGCCGCCTAGAAATGCAAGAACGGTTCTCGCGGATTTTTGCACGGAGAGGGGCTGACGGTGGCAGCGCTGGCCGGCGGACGGGTCGTCATCATCGGCGGGGGCATCGTGGGCGCCTCCATCGCCTACAACCTGAGCATCCGCGGCTACCGAGACGTGACGGTCATCGAACGCAACCTGGTCGGCGAGGGCGCGACCGCGCGCGCCACCGGCGGCATCCGGCACCAGTTCTCCGCACGCGTGAACATCGAGCTGGTCCAGCGCTCGATGCCGTTCTGGACCGAGTTCGAGGAGCGCACCGGGAGTCGGTTGCAGTTCCGGCGGCACGGCTACCTTTTCCTGATCTCGGACCCGGCGGTGTTCGGCACGTTCCGCGCGAACGCGGAGCTACAGAAATCCCTTGGCGTGCAAGTGGAAATCCTCGATCCCGCCCATGTCTCGGGGGTGTTCCCGGGAATCCGCACCGACGATCTCGTCGGGGCGACCTACACGCCGGGCGACGGATCGGCCTCCCCCGCCGATGCCGTCGCCGGCTACCTCCGGGCCGCCCGCGCCAACGGCACGAACGTCCACCAGCAATCGCATTTCATCGGCCTGCGGACCGACCGCTACGGCGCGGTGCAGGCCGTTCAGACCTCCGACGGCATCGTCGAGGCGGAGCAGGTGATCATCGCCGCCGGGCCGCAGTCGCGGACCGTCGGCCGGCAATGCGGGGTCGACATCCCTGTTTTCCCGCACTCCCGGCAAGCCTTCACCACCGCCCCGATCGAGGCGCTCAACGGCTCGATGCCGCTGACGGTCGACATGGCCACCGGCGCCTACGTCCATCCCGAGGCCAACGGCGCGACCGCCGTGATCGGCGGCAACGACCGCGACGTCCCGAGCAGCGAGGTCGCCCAGGTCGACTGGTCCCGCGTCAGCGGTCTTGCCGAAGCGCTGAGCAACCGGTTCCCGGTGCTGGAGAACCTCGAAATCGTCCGAGGGTGGGCCGGCCTGCGGGAGATGACCCCGGACGATCACGCGATCGTCGGCCCGGTCGACGCCGTTCCCGGACTCTGGGTTGCGGCGGGCTTCTCCGGCCACGGCTTCATGCAGTCGCCCGCCGTGGGTGAAGCGCTCGCGCAGTGGCTCCTGGACGGCTCGCCGGATCTCGACCTGGATCCGCTGCGGCTGGAGCGGTTCGGCGGCCGCACCGCCGCCGCCCTTGAGACCGCCGTCTTCTGACTTCTCCGCGCCCCGCGTCCACTTTTTCGAGGAGAGCCATGGCACTCAGAAACGCCGCGCGCGAATCCCGTCGCAGCGGTTCCGAACTTCTCGTCGAGTCGCTCATCGGGCACGGCATCGACACCATCTTCGGCGTCCCAGGAGACACCGGCGTCGCCTTCTACGACGTGCTGGCCCGGCACACCGACGAGATCCGGCACGTTCTCGCCCGCGACGA
The sequence above is a segment of the Saccharopolyspora phatthalungensis genome. Coding sequences within it:
- a CDS encoding PucR family transcriptional regulator, with product MDDPNTLAIPRNTDAWAAAPGSDLHRLFQLSMTMFERRDQENILRLAMSSVPALGPCQARSGYLLRDRELIEFLPDDHAPAAELADRLRALQGEDGLIAIPGAAWARAFGLRRPGGLSGYLVVTGEAEPSPHELFLLNVLAQQTAAAVANASLHQVEREHALQLSRLSDELAIMNQRLKDTVEDLQRRQLIHDAFTRIVASDGHENEIAATLHALTDRAVAVEDRFGNLLSWAGPGRPDPYPEPNLRREETLQQAANCNGLTRDRDRLVMVAQPRQEILGVIVLFDPGPTLQPQVIYALEHAAMALELRLSHARNLAEVELRLRRDLVEDLLAGTSDHSVFARSEAVGHNLHGPHYAVALQWLGAGTEDALAIAAWKAAKKVGMSILLARRSGMVVLFSSGRPDGAAFYRAVADEMGNGGGAIGVGGRCDSPADFARSFQEALRSLRIRQQSRLRNGITFFDELGIYRILGQGEGGADIETFVQEWLGSLQDYDRRHHSNLVPTLSQYLECGGNYSATASALVIHRSTLRYRLRRIREISHLDINDVDSRLNLHVATRAWRVLGG
- a CDS encoding HNH endonuclease signature motif containing protein; its protein translation is MAPLTDTRDASVEMMSSRSSVVSCSDAELIARIQRCEQSMRVVMMEQLQVIAEADRRGLHAERGARSMQVWLRELLNIDHRDATTRVTVARNVEDRASLYGETMPAELPQTAAALSQGAISVEHARVIVAGIRRLPEYARCHRVGEVEATLAGYARQMPPRELETIAERIRYLLDQDGAYQDEEGQHEARELHYGTARDGMTVIKARLDRETGAKFVALIEPLAAPCPQTGGEKDPRSAGQRNADGFAALLDLATDSDGMPRAGGQRPHLTITIDFEDLKRGLGFPDEQGMPGTLNTGRAITAENARRIACDSEVLPMVLDGAGLPLDLGRARRTAPAHLRAALLQRDGSCSFPGCDRPPGTPDAHHVVSWIDGGPTELANMTMLCGHHHRTVHNHRWEIQMREGRPVFIPPPTVDINRRPRPGGKALPAQHREYLRDLIPSQRDPAGESRCSRSEAAVS
- the trxA gene encoding thioredoxin — translated: MPWIVTAGDDDFAAVAEKSSLFVLVDLWAPWCGPCRMVSPALEQVAKELAGRVKLVKVNVDAATKTSQRFTVQAVPTLLLLDRGRVIARQAGALPAPALREWVEQGIGASTSESGRSH
- a CDS encoding nucleotide exchange factor GrpE; this encodes MTAPWEPDTDGPEQEPEVESDAESAEPEAKQQEPDVAELEDRWRRALADLDNLRKRHARELERVRAEERASVTAAWLPLIDNLELALEHAEADPRSVLDGVRAIREQAVNLLAQLGYPRRDEVGVPFDPNQHEVVNVVETPDADPGTVIRVLRPGYGDADKQLRPVAVAVSRKPG
- a CDS encoding chaperone modulator CbpM is translated as MTVRYQLARPHRLSLETAAARAGLHPDLVRRFVALGLLDASRDVQGRLWFDENAPAALARIQRLRCGLSLNYAAIGVVLDLLERISRLETALQAAGRSGTGGNPPWT
- the dnaK gene encoding molecular chaperone DnaK, which gives rise to MAKAVGIDLGTTNSVIAAWEGGEADVIPNAEGSRTTPSVVAFTDSGERLVGQLARRQAILNPKGTIYSAKRFVGRRYDEVASEAEAVAFDVVEGDNGLARFEVRGKQYAPEEISALVLRKLADDAGKALGERVTEAVITVPAYFNDAQRTATKDAGRIAGLEVLRIINEPTAAALAYGLDKRGHETVLVFDLGGGTFDVSILDVGDGVVEVRATAGDGHLGGDDFDRRLVDHLADEFQRDNGIDLRNDPQALQRLFEAAEKAKVELSSVSQTQVSLPFITADAAGPKHLQSSIMRSTFEKLTADLIDRCLDPVKQAMGDAKVTENDIDEVILVGGSTRIPAVQALVRKLTGGKDPNMSVNPDEVVAIGAAVQAGVLKGDVQDVLLLDVIPLSLGVETRGGVMTKLIERNTTIPARRAEVFSTAEDNQSAVDIVVLQGERERAADNRVLGRFRLENIRPAPRGEPQIEVTFDVDANGILSVTARDKDTGAKQSITISDSSNLDKSEVDRMVSEAERNRSEDQRLRDAIDARNELDAAAYQVEKQLAELGEAAPSNERARAEMLINDAREAVQNEAPPDRARPLTDDLRQIYQGLAARTATAGAASGGGSRSGGADSDDVVDADFERM
- a CDS encoding NAD(P)/FAD-dependent oxidoreductase, whose product is MAALAGGRVVIIGGGIVGASIAYNLSIRGYRDVTVIERNLVGEGATARATGGIRHQFSARVNIELVQRSMPFWTEFEERTGSRLQFRRHGYLFLISDPAVFGTFRANAELQKSLGVQVEILDPAHVSGVFPGIRTDDLVGATYTPGDGSASPADAVAGYLRAARANGTNVHQQSHFIGLRTDRYGAVQAVQTSDGIVEAEQVIIAAGPQSRTVGRQCGVDIPVFPHSRQAFTTAPIEALNGSMPLTVDMATGAYVHPEANGATAVIGGNDRDVPSSEVAQVDWSRVSGLAEALSNRFPVLENLEIVRGWAGLREMTPDDHAIVGPVDAVPGLWVAAGFSGHGFMQSPAVGEALAQWLLDGSPDLDLDPLRLERFGGRTAAALETAVF
- a CDS encoding DnaJ C-terminal domain-containing protein, translated to MARDYYEMLGVSRNASSEEVQQAYRKLARRYHPDVNSDPESEERFKEINEAYSVLSDPDTRKRYDRFGPDFRSIPEGYEEWVGAGQGARRGGGRPGAGGRGGVRVSADEGFGGVGFEDLFGSLFGARGAAGPIPGADQEAELELTVEEAYRGGKRNVTLSGPSGPRTFEVTIPRGVVDGQRIRLSGQGGRGGGNVRPGDLYLVVHLAPHSHYRVSGRDIYVDLPVTPWEAALGAMVPLTTPGGETKVRVPPGSSSGRRLRLRGEGMPNPRGSPGDLYAEVRIAVPPKLTDRERELLQQLAAQSSFDPRRS